A single region of the Apodemus sylvaticus chromosome 7, mApoSyl1.1, whole genome shotgun sequence genome encodes:
- the LOC127689528 gene encoding IQ domain-containing protein F5-like, with amino-acid sequence MRVLQVQKRKVRFITDDEIYDTKETEETKETEKQQHEEKKIKKPRPSSSSRVDRTWLSRLEPFPQRLSKKALNARKIQAWWRGTLVRRTLLRAALSAWIIQCWWRKILATIQERNRLVVLRCMAQETRACVLIQSWVRMLKIRQHYCRLCCATRVIQAAWRWYNCHSRGFFQGYYELQGNKLRLQLDIFLASQVCRISDCISLPIKN; translated from the exons AAGAGGAAGGTTCGCTTTATCACAGATGATGAAATCTATGACACAAAGGAAACAGAGgaaacaaaggaaacagagaaacaacagcatgaggaaaagaaaataaaaaagcccaGACCTTCATCCTCTTCAAGGGTGGATCGCACATGGCTCTCGAGGCTAGAG CCATTCCCACAGCGCCTATCAAAAAAAGCACTGAACGCCAGAAAGATACAGGCCTGGTGGCGGGGCACCCTGGTGAGACGCACGCTGCTGAGGGCCGCCCTCAGTGCATGGATCATTCAGTGCTGGTGGAGGAAGATACTGGCCACGATACAGGAAAGGAACCGACTGGTGGTCCTGCGCTGCATGGCACAAGAAACAAGGGCCTGCGTCCTTATTCAGTCATGGGTCCGGATGCTGAAAATCCGCCAGCATTATTGCAGGTTGTGCTGTGCCACCCGTGTCATCCAGGCAGCGTGGCGCTGGTATAACTGCCACAGTCGTGGCTTTTTCCAGGGCTACTATGAACTCCAAGGAAACAAACTACGTCTACAGCTTGATATCTTTCTGGCATCACAGGTTTGCCGAATATCAGACTGCATATCCTTGCCAATAAAGAACTGA
- the LOC127688603 gene encoding LOW QUALITY PROTEIN: IQ domain-containing protein F3-like (The sequence of the model RefSeq protein was modified relative to this genomic sequence to represent the inferred CDS: deleted 2 bases in 1 codon), which yields MVSQGCVRLASLSCPGELDQDKQKETPEETENVTNKTQVEKQIQGEETVTEEVYGPVLKRSDSVKTELASQAEKQIQGEETETEEADRAILERSDSIKTELTSQAESQTQEEETEAEEEDETVPEGTELVKRPAQLDLPAHVLLAGIKIQAWWRGTLVRRTLLLAALSAWTIQCWWRETKARLQGRKLHEVMRCRLRSLNLKSINKRKQPNQRGDHCGSEGEQL from the exons ATGGTCAGTCAGGGTTGCGTAAGACTT GCCAGCCTCTCCTGCCCTGGG GAACTTGATCAAGATAAGCAAAAGGAAAcaccagaagaaacagaaaatgtaaCTAACAAGACACAAGTGGAG AAGCAAATCCAAGGTGAAGAAACTGTAACTGAAGAGGTATATGGACCTGTACTTAAGAGGAGTGACTCGGTAAAAACAGAACTTGCCTCccaggcagag AAGCAAATCCAAGGTGAAGAAACTGAAACTGAAGAGGCAGATAGAGCCATCCTTGAGAGGAGTGACTCGATAAAAACAGAACTTACCTCccaggcagag AGTCAAACCCAagaagaggaaactgaagctGAAGAGGAAGATGAAACTGTACCTGAGGGAACTGAGTTGGTGAAACGCCCCGCCCAGCTAGAT CTGCCTGCTCACGTCCTGCTGGCAGGCATAAAAATCCAGGCCTGGTGGCGAGGCACACTGGTGCGCCGAACCTTGCTGCTGGCTGCCCTCAGTGCTTGGACCATTCAGTGCTGGTGGAGGGAGACAAAGGCCAGGCTGCAGGGGAGGAAGTTACACGAGGTGATGCGCTGCAGACTCAG AAGCCTAAACCTAAAGTCCATCAACAAGAGAAAACAACCCAACCAAAG AGGAGACCACTGTGGCTCAGAAGGTGAGCAGCTCTAG
- the LOC127689529 gene encoding IQ domain-containing protein F3-like: protein MDQTELLPLRQPKDSRIKKTRAARKIQALWRGFLVRQTLLAAALNVWVIQCWWRNILHRQVLKRRLALLRIYVIEEEAAVRLQAWVRMWNCRRYFNQICNTLCVVQSVENSLTFKNDDILQVQYEVVSRQPEFHIEILSI from the exons ATGGACCAGACAGAG CTCCTTCCTTTAAGACAACCCAAGGACTCAAGGATAAAAAAGACCCGAGCAGCCAGGAAGATCCAGGCCTTGTGGCGCGGATTCCTGGTGAGGCAAACTCTGCTGGCTGCTGCCCTCAATGTCTGGGTGATTCAGTGCTGGTGGAGGAACATTCTCCACAGGCAGGTACTTAAACGGCGGCTGGCCCTGCTGAGGATATACGTCATCGAGGAAGAGGCGGCCGTCAGGCTCCAGGCCTGGGTCCGCATGTGGAATTGCCGTCGATACTTCAACCAAATATGCAACACACTCTGTGTGGTCCAGTCCGTCGAAAACAGCCTTACCTTCAAGAACGATGACATTTTGCAAGTTCAATATGAAGTTGTTTCCAGGCAACCAGAGTTCCACATTGAAATCCTATCCATCTAA